A single genomic interval of Anaerobacillus sp. CMMVII harbors:
- a CDS encoding Cof-type HAD-IIB family hydrolase, with protein sequence MIFFDIDGTLLNEDKEIPSSTKEAIVELKKAGHQIAIATGRAPFMFEDLREELGIDTYVSFNGQYVVVGGEVIYKNPLHRETLKSLLEFAGENEHSLVFMDHENMRASTEYDPFIEESFGTLKFIHPEHDQTYMENREIYQTLLFCRDDMEKTYIDNFNKFQFVRWHPVSTDILPAGGSKANGIEKIITHLGIDKSLVYAFGDGLNDIEMLTFVENSVAMGNAHDEVKKVAKHVTKHVNEDGILHGLQLVGLLK encoded by the coding sequence ATGATTTTCTTTGATATAGATGGAACTTTATTGAATGAAGACAAGGAGATACCTAGTTCAACGAAAGAGGCAATTGTAGAGTTAAAGAAAGCTGGCCATCAAATTGCCATTGCAACCGGAAGAGCTCCTTTTATGTTTGAAGACTTGCGGGAGGAGTTAGGGATTGATACGTATGTGTCGTTTAATGGACAGTATGTTGTAGTTGGTGGGGAAGTAATTTATAAAAATCCGTTACACAGAGAAACGTTAAAATCGCTCCTTGAATTTGCAGGGGAAAATGAGCATAGTCTAGTGTTTATGGATCATGAAAATATGCGAGCAAGTACTGAGTATGATCCGTTTATTGAAGAAAGCTTTGGGACCTTAAAATTTATACATCCTGAACATGACCAAACCTACATGGAGAACCGAGAAATCTATCAGACACTGTTATTTTGTAGGGATGATATGGAAAAAACATATATTGATAATTTTAATAAATTTCAATTTGTACGCTGGCATCCAGTTTCAACAGATATTCTACCGGCCGGAGGGTCTAAAGCAAATGGAATTGAAAAGATAATAACTCATCTAGGCATTGATAAAAGTCTTGTTTACGCATTTGGTGATGGCCTAAATGATATTGAGATGCTAACCTTTGTTGAGAATAGTGTTGCAATGGGTAATGCTCATGATGAAGTGAAGAAAGTTGCCAAGCATGTGACAAAACATGTAAATGAGGATGGAATTTTACATGGACTCCAGTTAGTTGGGTTATTGAAGTAG
- a CDS encoding Gfo/Idh/MocA family protein → MSNNVIQIGIIGLGAIGERLMQQFNGQDEIVVAGFCDTNETRLKEMAETYSVNKIFTNYQELIAVKEIDAVYVAVPPKYHEEIVLAAAKAGKHILCEKPLANSVEEAAHMLAAVEQTDLVHAMHFPLNYQASLQQFEALINEGYIGELRRINLKMHFPHWPRLWQQSDWVASREQGGYVLEVGVHWIQAIQRIFGSIKEVRSQLQFPDDPTLCENGIIAEMKLESGISILIDGLSNIGGEEHLEFAAYGTDGTVMLRNWRQLLGAKSGNDLAELPIHSGNGKNLMNEFVKAIRGEEAEVYNFTSGYSAQLVLEALRHPQHNDWQKL, encoded by the coding sequence ATGTCAAACAACGTTATACAAATTGGCATTATTGGTTTAGGAGCGATTGGAGAACGATTGATGCAGCAATTTAACGGTCAGGACGAAATCGTTGTTGCTGGGTTTTGTGATACAAATGAGACTCGCTTAAAGGAGATGGCTGAAACCTATTCAGTCAATAAGATTTTTACAAACTATCAAGAACTCATCGCTGTAAAAGAAATTGATGCAGTTTATGTTGCGGTACCACCAAAATACCACGAGGAAATCGTCCTAGCTGCTGCAAAAGCAGGGAAACATATTTTATGCGAGAAACCTTTAGCTAACTCTGTGGAGGAAGCTGCACATATGCTAGCTGCTGTTGAGCAAACAGATCTTGTACACGCCATGCATTTCCCGTTAAACTATCAAGCAAGTTTGCAACAATTTGAAGCATTAATTAACGAAGGGTACATCGGAGAACTCCGTCGCATTAATTTAAAGATGCACTTTCCTCATTGGCCAAGACTTTGGCAACAAAGCGACTGGGTTGCTAGCCGTGAACAGGGTGGCTATGTTTTAGAGGTTGGCGTTCACTGGATCCAAGCAATACAGCGAATTTTTGGGTCTATTAAAGAGGTACGCTCTCAGTTACAGTTCCCTGATGATCCAACACTTTGCGAAAATGGGATTATTGCTGAAATGAAATTAGAAAGTGGAATTTCCATTCTCATTGATGGTTTAAGCAATATAGGTGGTGAAGAACATCTAGAATTTGCCGCTTACGGGACAGACGGGACCGTCATGCTCCGAAATTGGCGACAATTATTAGGCGCAAAAAGCGGAAATGATTTAGCTGAGCTTCCTATTCATTCTGGAAATGGCAAAAATTTAATGAATGAATTTGTAAAAGCAATTCGCGGTGAAGAAGCCGAAGTTTATAACTTTACTAGCGGTTATAGCGCTCAGTTAGTATTAGAAGCATTACGCCATCCTCAGCACAATGATTGGCAAAAACTTTAG
- a CDS encoding topology modulation protein yields MKRIMVIGVSAGAGKSTLAREISSTLGIDVYHLDCLYWRPGWVESPIEEFRSAQQEIIAKDKWIIEGNYGSTFMVRSERADTMVYIEFPLYVCFYRVVKRWLTNLGKNRPDMADGCPEKLDWKFIKFIATTYHERKKTMEDRLKTFQALDSGKQVFILRNNKQIRAFLKAIKEKYEHTNFSEENVNKNS; encoded by the coding sequence ATGAAGCGAATAATGGTCATTGGTGTTTCAGCTGGTGCTGGAAAGTCAACATTAGCAAGAGAGATTAGTTCAACTTTGGGCATTGATGTTTATCACTTAGATTGTCTCTATTGGCGCCCCGGTTGGGTTGAAAGTCCAATAGAGGAATTTAGATCAGCGCAACAAGAAATTATTGCAAAGGATAAGTGGATTATCGAAGGGAATTATGGGAGTACCTTTATGGTCCGATCAGAGCGTGCAGATACGATGGTCTACATCGAATTCCCTCTGTATGTATGTTTTTATCGAGTCGTGAAACGCTGGCTGACAAACTTAGGTAAAAATAGACCTGACATGGCTGATGGATGTCCAGAAAAATTAGATTGGAAGTTTATTAAATTTATTGCGACCACTTATCATGAAAGAAAGAAAACGATGGAAGATAGGCTTAAGACTTTTCAGGCTTTAGACAGTGGGAAACAGGTTTTCATTTTAAGAAATAATAAGCAAATAAGAGCTTTTTTAAAGGCAATTAAAGAAAAATATGAACATACAAATTTTAGCGAGGAAAATGTAAATAAGAATTCTTAA
- a CDS encoding YjcZ family sporulation protein has product MSHAHGFGSGFALIVVLFILLVIIGASYVGYGY; this is encoded by the coding sequence ATGTCTCATGCTCATGGATTCGGCTCAGGATTTGCGTTAATCGTTGTGTTGTTTATCCTTTTAGTAATTATCGGGGCTTCTTATGTAGGCTACGGTTACTAA